In Rhineura floridana isolate rRhiFlo1 chromosome 1, rRhiFlo1.hap2, whole genome shotgun sequence, the following proteins share a genomic window:
- the MRPL51 gene encoding large ribosomal subunit protein mL51 isoform X1 — protein sequence MATTQLLLTAARGLFGRRSFVPEARRLFSTGVPNSYRVKEPPRPKEVDRWTEKRALFGVYDNIGILGDFLAHPKDLIVGPVWLRGWRGNELQRCIRKKKMVGDRMFLEDYHNLNKRIKFLYKRFNRTGKHR from the exons ATGGCGACGACGCAGCTTCTTTTGACGGCGGCGCGGGGCTTGTTTGGGCGTCGTTCTTTTGTACCTGAAGCTCGCCgactgttcagtactg GAGTCCCTAACTCATACCGTGTGAAGGAGCCTCCCCGCCCCAAAGAAGTTGATCGATGGACAGAGAAACGAGCACTGTTTGGAGTCTATGACAACATTGGAATTCTGG gggACTTCTTGGCCCACCCCAAGGACCTGATTGTAGGCCCCGTATGGTTACGTGGCTGGCGGGGCAATGAATTGCAGAGATGCATCCGCAAAAAGAAAATGGTGGGTGACCGAATGTTCTTAGAGGATTACCACAACTTGAACAAGAGGATTAAATTTCTGTACAAGCGTTTTAATCGCACTGGGAAGCATCGCTAA
- the MRPL51 gene encoding large ribosomal subunit protein mL51 isoform X2 — MLGFYLPCAIQAIHLWGVPNSYRVKEPPRPKEVDRWTEKRALFGVYDNIGILGDFLAHPKDLIVGPVWLRGWRGNELQRCIRKKKMVGDRMFLEDYHNLNKRIKFLYKRFNRTGKHR, encoded by the exons atgttggggttctatCTTCCAtgtgctatccaggctatacatctctggg GAGTCCCTAACTCATACCGTGTGAAGGAGCCTCCCCGCCCCAAAGAAGTTGATCGATGGACAGAGAAACGAGCACTGTTTGGAGTCTATGACAACATTGGAATTCTGG gggACTTCTTGGCCCACCCCAAGGACCTGATTGTAGGCCCCGTATGGTTACGTGGCTGGCGGGGCAATGAATTGCAGAGATGCATCCGCAAAAAGAAAATGGTGGGTGACCGAATGTTCTTAGAGGATTACCACAACTTGAACAAGAGGATTAAATTTCTGTACAAGCGTTTTAATCGCACTGGGAAGCATCGCTAA
- the MRPL51 gene encoding large ribosomal subunit protein mL51 isoform X3 produces MIFGRPIRMLGVPNSYRVKEPPRPKEVDRWTEKRALFGVYDNIGILGDFLAHPKDLIVGPVWLRGWRGNELQRCIRKKKMVGDRMFLEDYHNLNKRIKFLYKRFNRTGKHR; encoded by the exons GAGTCCCTAACTCATACCGTGTGAAGGAGCCTCCCCGCCCCAAAGAAGTTGATCGATGGACAGAGAAACGAGCACTGTTTGGAGTCTATGACAACATTGGAATTCTGG gggACTTCTTGGCCCACCCCAAGGACCTGATTGTAGGCCCCGTATGGTTACGTGGCTGGCGGGGCAATGAATTGCAGAGATGCATCCGCAAAAAGAAAATGGTGGGTGACCGAATGTTCTTAGAGGATTACCACAACTTGAACAAGAGGATTAAATTTCTGTACAAGCGTTTTAATCGCACTGGGAAGCATCGCTAA